One genomic window of Punica granatum isolate Tunisia-2019 chromosome 1, ASM765513v2, whole genome shotgun sequence includes the following:
- the LOC116187975 gene encoding angio-associated migratory cell protein-like, translating to MNSPTRHEEEDQGEVFLDESDIIHEVEVDEEDLPDADDEEDAIDEADDSVHIFTGHTGELYTVACSPTDAALVATGGGDDKGFLWKIGQGDWAVEIQGHKDSVSSLAFSNDGQLLASGSFDGLIQIWDVSSGNIKGTLEGPSGGIEWVKWHPRGHLVLAGSEDATVWMWNANKSAYLNVFSGHSSSVTCGDFTPDGKTICTGSDDATLRIWNPKTGENIHVVRGHPYHTEGLTCLTISSDSTLAITGAKDSSVHIVNIASGKVVNSLSAHSDSIECVGIAPSSPWAATGSMDQKLIIWDLQYSSPRATCDHEDGVTCLTWFGTSRFLATGCVDGKVRVWDSLSGDCVRTFSGHSDPIQSLSVSANKDFLVSVSLDRTARVFEIAEFQ from the exons atGAACAGCCCAACACgccatgaagaagaagatcaggGTGAGGTCTTTCTGGATGAGTCCGACATCATTCATGAGGTCGAAGTCGACGAGGAAG ATCTTCCTGATGcggatgatgaagaagatgcaATCG ATGAAGCTGATGATTCTGTGCACATATTTACTGGTCATACTG GCGAACTCTACACTGTTGCATGCAGCCCAACAGACGCAGCTTTAGTAGCAACTGGAGGTGGAGATGACAAGGGCTTTCTTTGGAAGATAGGTCAAGGAGATTGGGCAGTAGAGATCCAAG GTCATAAGGATTCTGTTTCTAGTCTGGCCTTCAGTAATGACGGGCAGTTGCTTGCATCTGGAAGCTTTGATGGGCTTATTCAGATATGGGACGTGTCTTCAGGAAATATTAAAGGAACACTTGAAGGACCAAGCGGGGGCATTGAG TGGGTCAAGTGGCATCCCAGGGGACACTTAGTGTTGGCTGGTTCGGAGGATGCAACTGTTTGGATGTGGAATGCTAATAAAAGTGCCTATCTCAATGTTTTTTCCGGTCATAGTAGTAGTGTCACATGCGGAGATTTTACCCCCGATG GTAAAACAATTTGTACTGGCTCTGATGATGCTACTCTACGGATTTGGAACCCTAAGACTGGTGAAAACATTCATGTTGTAAGAG GTCATCCATATCATACTGAAGGATTGACATGCTTGACTATAAGTTCTGACTCGACTCTTGCCATTACTGGTGCAAAAGATAGTTCTGTTCATATCGTGAATATAGCAAGTGGGAAG GTCGTGAACTCCCTATCTGCTCACTCCGATTCCATTGAATGTGTGGGGATTGCACCAAG CTCACCTTGGGCTGCAACGGGAAGCATGGATCAGAAGCTTATTATCTGGGATCTGCAGTATTCATCACCACGCGCCACCTGCGATCATGAG GATGGAGTAACTTGCTTGACATGGTTTGGGACGTCCAGATTCTTGGCAACAGGTTGTGTGGATGGCAAGGTTCGGGTGTGGGACAGCCTCTCTGGTGATTGTGTGAGAACCTTTAGCGGCCATTCTGATCCCATTCAGTCGCTATCTGTTTCTGCAAATAAGGATTTCCTTGTTTCAGTTTCACTTGATAGAACTGCCCGAGTTTTCGAGATTGCAGAGTTCCAGTAA
- the LOC116192761 gene encoding 60S ribosomal protein L44, translated as MVNVPKTKKTYCKSKECRKHTLHKVTQYKKGKDSLAAQGKRRYDRKQSGYGGQTKPVFHKKAKTTKKIVLRLQCQGCKHVSQHPIKRCKHFEIGGDKKGKGTSLF; from the exons ATG GTGAACGTTCCCAAGACAAAGAAGACCTACTGCAAGAGCAAGGAGTGCAGGAAGCACACCTTGCACAAGGTCACCCAGTACAAGAAAGGTAAGGATAGCCTCGCTGCTCAGGGGAAGCGACGTTACGATCGCAAGCAGTCTGGATATGGTGGTCAGACAAAGCCCGTCTTCCACAAGAAG GCCAAGACTACCAAGAAGATTGTGCTGAGGCTCCAGTGCCAAGGCTGCAAGCATGTCTCACAGCACCCGATTAAG AGATGCAAGCACTTTGAGATTGGCGGGGACAAAAAGGGCAAGGGCACTTCTCTCTTCTAA